One window of the Tetragenococcus koreensis genome contains the following:
- the leuS gene encoding leucine--tRNA ligase: MKTYDHKAIEKKWQNYWEKNNTFITTEDEQKPKSYVLDMFPYPSGQGLHVGHPEGYTATDILARVKRSQGYNVLHPMGWDAFGLPAEQYALDTGNDPAEFTKKNIEVFRRQINSLGFSYDWTREINTTDPEYYKWTQWIFTKLYEKGLAYEAEVPVNWVPELGTVIANEEVIDGKSERGDYEVVRKPMRQWMLKITDYADRLLDDLEDLDWPESIKEMQRNWIGRSIGTNVQFDVKDADETFTVFTTRPDTLFGATYAVLAPELDLVKKITQPEQQEAVERYVTAAAKKSELSRTDLAKEKTGVFTGAYAVNPVNGKEIPIWIADYVLSSYGTGAIMSVPAHDERDYEFAKKFHLDIVPVLEGGNVEEAAFTEDGPHINSGFLDGLNKDEAIEKMVAWLEKEGLGEKKISYRLRDWLFSRQRYWGEPIPIIHWEDGTTSALSESELPLELPKTTDIKPSGTGESPLANVTDWVNVTDPETGKKGRRETNTMPQWAGSSWYFLRFVDPHNKGALADYDHLKNWMPVDVYIGGAEHAVLHLLYARFWHKFLYDLGVVPTKEPFQKLYNQGMILGTNNEKMSKSRGNVVNPDDVVEQYGADTLRLYEMFMGPLDASVAWNENGLEGSRKFLDRVWRLCVDEEGRMRDRITTINDGSLTKVYNQTVKKVTEDFENLRFNTGISQLMVFVNEANKVDSLYYEYIEGFVQLLAPVAPHLGEELWAILGNEGGISYVAWPTYDESALIEEQVEVVLQINGKVRAKVQASAEATKEELEELAKNNSSIQEHLAGKTIRKVIVVPNKIVNIVAN, from the coding sequence GTGAAAACTTACGATCACAAAGCTATTGAAAAGAAATGGCAAAATTATTGGGAAAAAAATAACACCTTTATCACAACAGAGGATGAACAAAAACCAAAATCTTACGTACTAGACATGTTTCCGTATCCATCTGGCCAAGGGCTGCATGTGGGGCATCCGGAAGGCTATACAGCTACGGATATCTTAGCGCGTGTGAAACGCAGCCAAGGCTATAACGTGTTGCATCCGATGGGATGGGATGCTTTTGGGTTGCCGGCTGAACAATATGCGTTAGATACCGGAAACGATCCAGCCGAATTTACTAAAAAAAATATTGAAGTATTTCGTCGTCAAATTAATTCTTTGGGATTTAGTTATGATTGGACACGAGAAATTAATACTACGGATCCAGAATATTATAAATGGACGCAGTGGATTTTTACGAAGCTATATGAAAAAGGGCTGGCTTATGAAGCAGAAGTGCCTGTAAACTGGGTGCCTGAACTCGGAACGGTTATTGCAAATGAAGAGGTCATTGACGGTAAGAGTGAACGAGGCGACTATGAGGTTGTGCGCAAACCGATGCGTCAATGGATGTTAAAAATTACCGACTATGCCGATCGTTTGTTAGATGACTTAGAAGATTTAGATTGGCCTGAAAGCATCAAAGAAATGCAACGCAACTGGATTGGTCGTTCTATCGGAACAAATGTGCAATTTGACGTAAAAGATGCAGACGAAACATTTACTGTGTTCACCACACGGCCTGATACGTTGTTTGGTGCAACTTATGCAGTTTTAGCCCCAGAATTGGATCTTGTTAAGAAAATTACTCAGCCCGAACAACAAGAAGCGGTAGAGCGTTATGTAACAGCAGCAGCTAAAAAGTCTGAATTGAGTCGTACTGATTTGGCAAAGGAAAAAACAGGCGTCTTTACTGGAGCCTACGCTGTTAATCCCGTAAACGGTAAAGAAATTCCGATCTGGATTGCTGATTATGTATTATCTTCTTATGGTACGGGTGCTATTATGTCTGTACCAGCACATGATGAACGTGATTATGAATTTGCTAAGAAGTTTCATTTAGATATTGTTCCAGTATTGGAAGGCGGAAACGTTGAAGAGGCGGCCTTTACCGAAGATGGTCCTCATATTAATTCTGGCTTTTTAGACGGACTGAATAAAGATGAAGCCATTGAAAAAATGGTTGCTTGGCTAGAAAAAGAAGGACTAGGCGAAAAGAAAATCAGTTATCGCTTGCGTGACTGGCTGTTTTCTCGACAACGTTATTGGGGTGAACCAATCCCGATCATTCATTGGGAAGACGGGACGACAAGTGCATTATCAGAATCTGAATTGCCATTAGAATTACCCAAAACGACAGATATTAAACCAAGTGGTACTGGTGAATCACCATTAGCTAATGTTACGGATTGGGTCAATGTGACAGATCCTGAAACGGGTAAAAAAGGGCGTCGTGAGACGAACACTATGCCACAATGGGCAGGAAGTTCATGGTATTTCCTCCGTTTTGTCGACCCACATAATAAAGGGGCCCTAGCGGATTATGATCACTTGAAAAATTGGATGCCAGTTGATGTCTACATTGGTGGTGCTGAGCACGCGGTTTTACATTTATTGTATGCGCGTTTTTGGCATAAGTTCTTGTATGACTTAGGCGTTGTACCAACTAAAGAACCTTTCCAAAAATTATACAATCAAGGCATGATTCTAGGAACCAACAATGAAAAAATGTCAAAATCACGCGGTAACGTTGTGAATCCTGATGATGTGGTTGAACAATATGGCGCTGACACGCTCCGACTTTATGAAATGTTTATGGGACCTTTAGATGCTTCTGTTGCCTGGAATGAAAATGGTTTGGAAGGGAGCCGTAAATTTTTAGACCGTGTATGGCGTTTGTGTGTTGATGAAGAAGGAAGAATGCGAGATCGTATCACAACCATAAATGATGGCTCCTTGACGAAAGTCTATAATCAGACAGTTAAAAAAGTAACGGAAGACTTTGAGAACTTACGTTTTAATACTGGTATTTCTCAACTAATGGTATTTGTAAACGAAGCTAATAAAGTCGATTCGCTTTACTACGAATATATTGAAGGTTTTGTCCAATTACTAGCACCTGTTGCGCCTCATTTAGGCGAAGAACTTTGGGCTATCCTTGGTAATGAAGGTGGCATTTCCTATGTTGCTTGGCCAACGTATGACGAATCTGCTTTAATTGAAGAACAAGTTGAAGTTGTCCTACAAATAAATGGCAAGGTAAGAGCAAAAGTGCAAGCTTCTGCTGAAGCAACCAAAGAAGAATTGGAAGAACTAGCGAAAAATAATTCGAGCATTCAAGAGCATTTGGCTGGTAAGACGATCCGTAAAGTGATTGTCGTACCTAATAAAATTGTCAACATTGTAGCAAATTAA
- a CDS encoding LysM peptidoglycan-binding domain-containing protein: MKSSLSRKERRKIQQRLSLYGNLKKGAAVVGTVTAVSAVSPLLPVHNVHAEEADSSVVAPYDSEEGANDLQSQTDEPTTDYSNTEADEADLTQSDDSVAEDTEQPLTEGEEQVEQQPAAEDEAPQEQQVEEAPESEVPEDSAEDIEDPENNEEQTEAEELQEAAEQFPGDEAPAVAAFSSQLAPEPSAFIEELAGHAESVAASNDLYASVMIAQAVVESGWGSSTLSQAPNNNLFGIKGSYNGQSVTMPTGEYINGEYVTVNADFRKYPSYTASFQDNAALLSTGLYSGAWKSNTNSYKDATAALTGVYATAPNYNTVLNGVIEDYNLTRFDTGGSSDGIIDTGTGGNENAGNDNNSDSNDNSGNTETPDNNGGSSDNGSGTYTVQPGDSVWLIANKNGITMDQLRSWNNIQNDFVYAGQQLTVENNNNSNDSNNNGNSGNSGNSENSDNSNNNGNSSSNGSGTYTVKPGDSVWLIANNNGITMNQLRNWNNIQNDFVYAGQQLKVTNSSSSNNSGNAGNSGNTDNGNSSNNGSSTYTVKSGDSVWLIANNNGITMDQLRSWNNIQNNFVYPGQQLTVANNGNSNSSSNSNSNSSSNSNNNTSNSSYTVKSGDSVWLIANNNGITMDQLRSWNNIQNNFVYPGQQLTVKKGSASANNTNQTNSGSNSSHKVKSGDSLWMLSQEYDISISRLKSINNLSSDTIYIGQTLKVS, encoded by the coding sequence ATGAAATCGTCATTGTCACGAAAAGAACGCAGAAAGATCCAACAGCGTTTGTCTTTATACGGGAACTTGAAAAAGGGTGCAGCCGTTGTAGGTACTGTTACAGCTGTTTCGGCGGTCAGTCCTTTGTTACCAGTACATAATGTACATGCTGAAGAAGCAGATAGCAGTGTGGTGGCGCCTTATGATTCAGAAGAGGGTGCAAATGACTTACAAAGCCAAACAGACGAACCTACAACTGATTATTCGAATACTGAAGCAGATGAAGCTGACTTAACACAAAGCGATGATTCTGTGGCAGAAGATACCGAGCAACCACTGACGGAGGGTGAAGAGCAAGTAGAACAACAACCTGCGGCAGAAGACGAAGCACCCCAAGAACAGCAGGTAGAAGAAGCGCCTGAAAGCGAAGTTCCAGAGGATTCAGCAGAAGATATAGAAGACCCAGAAAATAATGAAGAACAGACAGAAGCAGAAGAACTACAAGAAGCTGCCGAACAATTTCCGGGAGATGAAGCACCTGCAGTTGCAGCTTTTTCTTCTCAACTTGCGCCAGAACCTTCAGCTTTTATTGAAGAACTTGCTGGCCATGCAGAATCTGTTGCTGCATCAAATGACTTGTATGCTTCAGTAATGATTGCCCAAGCAGTTGTTGAAAGTGGCTGGGGTTCAAGTACTTTGTCACAAGCTCCTAATAATAATCTATTTGGTATTAAAGGAAGTTACAACGGGCAATCTGTTACAATGCCTACCGGTGAATATATTAATGGTGAATATGTTACGGTTAACGCGGACTTTCGTAAATATCCATCTTATACTGCTTCATTCCAAGATAATGCTGCCTTGTTGAGTACCGGGTTATATAGTGGCGCATGGAAGAGTAACACCAATTCGTATAAAGATGCCACTGCTGCTTTGACTGGTGTTTACGCGACTGCACCAAATTATAACACTGTGTTAAACGGCGTGATTGAAGACTATAACTTAACGCGGTTTGATACTGGTGGTAGTTCTGATGGTATTATCGACACTGGGACAGGCGGCAACGAAAATGCTGGTAATGATAATAATTCAGACAGTAATGATAATTCAGGTAATACTGAAACTCCCGATAACAATGGAGGTTCGTCTGATAATGGATCCGGCACTTATACTGTACAACCAGGAGATTCTGTTTGGTTAATTGCTAATAAAAACGGCATAACAATGGATCAATTGCGTAGTTGGAATAATATCCAAAATGATTTTGTCTATGCAGGCCAACAGTTGACAGTAGAAAATAATAACAATTCAAATGACTCAAATAATAACGGAAATTCAGGAAATTCGGGTAATAGCGAAAACTCTGATAACTCCAATAACAACGGTAATTCATCTAGTAATGGATCTGGCACTTATACTGTAAAACCAGGGGATTCGGTCTGGTTGATTGCGAATAATAATGGCATAACAATGAATCAATTGCGTAATTGGAATAATATTCAAAATGATTTTGTCTATGCAGGTCAACAATTGAAAGTGACAAACAGCAGTAGTTCAAACAATTCAGGAAATGCTGGTAATTCGGGGAATACTGATAACGGCAATTCGTCTAATAATGGGTCCAGCACTTATACTGTAAAATCAGGAGATTCCGTTTGGTTGATTGCTAATAACAACGGTATAACGATGGATCAATTGCGTAGTTGGAATAACATCCAAAATAATTTTGTTTACCCAGGCCAACAATTAACAGTGGCCAACAATGGGAATTCAAACAGCTCAAGCAATTCAAATAGTAATAGTTCAAGTAATTCCAATAACAATACCTCAAACAGTAGTTATACTGTAAAATCAGGGGATTCTGTTTGGTTGATTGCGAATAATAATGGCATAACGATGGATCAATTGCGTAGTTGGAATAATATCCAAAATAATTTTGTTTATCCAGGCCAACAATTAACAGTGAAAAAAGGATCAGCATCGGCTAACAATACAAATCAGACAAATAGTGGATCAAATAGCAGTCATAAAGTCAAAAGTGGCGATAGCTTATGGATGCTTTCGCAAGAATATGATATTTCAATTAGTCGTTTGAAATCGATCAATAATTTAAGTTCAGATACAATTTATATTGGACAAACTTTAAAAGTAAGTTAA
- a CDS encoding phosphatase PAP2 family protein, translating into MNKKLYMQFAGSCTFLIFAFLSYVVKFYPAWLQPFDNIITSVVRSLYPNWDGFFLWITQFGNVASIAILFLAMLFVLVYGKKYVDALWLSMGVITIAVVINPLLKLFFTRERPLLEHLVVETSFSFPSGHATASMVFYGSLILLVPLFIQSKAWCISLQTCLAIFILLIGISRIYLGVHFPTDILGGYCEGLTWLLFTYPIYRKQRLIKVLQKKQL; encoded by the coding sequence ATGAACAAAAAACTATATATGCAGTTTGCGGGAAGTTGTACTTTCCTCATTTTTGCTTTTTTAAGTTACGTAGTTAAATTTTATCCTGCCTGGCTACAGCCATTTGATAACATAATTACTTCAGTTGTGCGTAGCCTTTACCCAAATTGGGATGGCTTTTTCTTATGGATTACACAGTTTGGTAACGTAGCTAGTATTGCCATATTATTTTTAGCCATGCTTTTTGTACTCGTTTATGGAAAAAAGTATGTAGATGCTCTTTGGTTAAGTATGGGCGTAATTACAATTGCAGTAGTTATCAATCCCTTATTAAAATTATTTTTCACCCGTGAACGTCCCTTACTAGAGCATTTAGTCGTTGAAACTAGTTTTAGTTTTCCTAGCGGACACGCGACAGCGTCGATGGTATTTTATGGATCCTTGATTCTCTTGGTTCCATTGTTTATTCAATCAAAAGCTTGGTGTATCAGTTTACAAACTTGCTTAGCTATTTTTATTTTATTAATTGGTATCAGCCGAATCTATTTAGGGGTGCATTTTCCCACCGATATATTAGGTGGTTATTGTGAAGGCCTTACTTGGTTACTGTTTACTTATCCAATTTATCGAAAACAGCGGCTTATTAAAGTTTTGCAGAAAAAACAATTATAA
- a CDS encoding tRNA (mnm(5)s(2)U34)-methyltransferase, with amino-acid sequence MLQNALQFSHTLLKEVITDYDHVVDATMGNGNDTLFLAEAVKPNGQVYAFDIQEQALLKTKQRLVEQGLAEQTKLIWDGHEHLANYLTENEPIKAAIFNLGYLPKSDKTIITLPTTTKQALDILLYHLTRKGRILIVSYYGHTGGEEELDMINKYCQKLPQEQYNILRYQFINQKNQPPILFCIEKK; translated from the coding sequence ATGTTACAAAATGCTTTACAGTTTAGCCACACATTGCTTAAAGAAGTCATAACAGACTATGACCATGTCGTAGATGCTACTATGGGAAATGGTAATGATACCTTGTTTTTAGCTGAAGCTGTAAAGCCAAACGGTCAAGTTTACGCCTTTGATATTCAAGAGCAGGCGTTACTGAAAACTAAACAAAGGCTTGTTGAGCAAGGCCTGGCTGAACAAACAAAATTAATTTGGGATGGCCATGAGCATTTGGCCAACTACCTTACCGAAAATGAACCCATAAAAGCCGCCATTTTCAATCTGGGTTATTTACCCAAAAGTGATAAAACCATAATTACTTTACCTACTACAACCAAACAAGCCTTAGACATATTGCTTTACCATTTAACCCGCAAAGGACGAATCTTGATCGTCTCATATTACGGTCATACTGGGGGAGAAGAAGAATTGGACATGATTAATAAATACTGTCAAAAATTACCTCAAGAACAATATAATATCTTACGTTATCAGTTTATTAATCAAAAAAATCAACCGCCTATTTTATTTTGCATTGAAAAAAAATGA
- a CDS encoding PTS sugar transporter subunit IIA, giving the protein MGKKVTDYLEHSPILLGESYQDKKEAFAAVHKMVFESGWVTKDFAKKILEREETFPTGIDQGDFGVAIPHTDPEWVKEEFIALIIPNHPVLFQRMDDIEQDVPADFIFILGLNQPHEQLAMLQNLMQLIQNTELLKSLYQERNRVDILSLLKEYDF; this is encoded by the coding sequence ATGGGAAAAAAGGTCACAGATTATTTGGAACACTCGCCGATTTTGTTAGGTGAGTCATACCAAGACAAAAAAGAAGCTTTTGCTGCAGTGCATAAGATGGTATTTGAAAGTGGGTGGGTAACCAAAGATTTTGCAAAGAAAATTTTAGAAAGGGAAGAAACCTTTCCCACTGGCATCGACCAAGGAGACTTTGGAGTTGCTATTCCGCATACGGATCCAGAATGGGTAAAAGAGGAATTCATTGCCTTAATTATTCCAAATCATCCGGTTTTGTTTCAGAGAATGGATGATATAGAACAAGATGTACCAGCTGATTTTATTTTTATTTTAGGATTAAACCAACCGCATGAGCAGTTAGCAATGCTACAAAATTTGATGCAGTTGATCCAAAATACTGAATTATTAAAAAGCCTATACCAAGAAAGGAATCGCGTTGATATACTTTCTTTGTTAAAAGAATATGATTTTTGA
- a CDS encoding BglG family transcription antiterminator, whose translation MELDARTNQLFIEILNNPDETSTSLKKRHDLTRSQLSYALKKVNEYLDDLNLDPVTRTTNGHFIITKKTAEEFDQNNAQMAKDTYLLPEERVQLLILMLLSKTESLSMNHFIVELDVSKNTIARDLKEVEPLLAHYQLRLEYLRSKGYRIKGEEWNRRQLLTETVNTINQFTNNEALLKQFGDIAQPQLAEYKRKVSVLEKRLNLRYSDDKVNDLPVLTLLLDRRIIRGKKINYDFELDYVELQETKEYKVVKEVFFPEYEKETNEIIYFTLLFLSTTLTQVDVLSKGQFETMQLAVLDMIDRFEKVAHVIIEDKSELLKQIMIHMRPAYYRIKYGMHLSEVDITRQHSREVSSIFYLVKKSVKPLEEFFEQKISDTEIFYLALFFGSHLLENNSSLLRKKSPTAVIVCTNGISVSLLMERTLKDVFPEIDFVSTMSLREFYAQEIEADLVFSSVPLETKKKYFLVKDFLTDKGKMQLRQRVMNETVVGLDESSLAEKIVANVVQQATVPDKESLFFEILKLLKDNTSENAVINNESNHFDQLMPKNGLIIEENEVPWHEALELLSQPLIEQKMIEPRYLTALKQELSGIPPYIVFRNQLALPHTEPEKGAQGVAMSFGIFKKGITAETGETIHFVVLLASDNKEKHVDALLEIMDLAGRDAVLSDLLACNDKNQVWRLLRLYRINYWG comes from the coding sequence ATGGAACTAGACGCAAGAACCAACCAACTATTTATCGAGATTTTAAATAACCCTGACGAAACCAGTACTTCTTTGAAAAAAAGACATGATTTGACACGTTCGCAGTTAAGTTATGCATTAAAAAAAGTCAATGAATATTTAGATGATTTAAATCTAGATCCAGTAACGCGAACAACGAATGGTCATTTTATTATAACTAAAAAAACAGCGGAAGAATTCGACCAGAACAATGCACAAATGGCAAAGGATACTTATTTATTACCAGAAGAACGCGTTCAATTGTTGATTCTTATGCTCTTGTCAAAAACGGAATCTTTATCAATGAATCATTTTATCGTCGAATTGGATGTCAGCAAAAATACGATTGCTAGAGACCTTAAAGAAGTAGAACCGTTGTTAGCTCACTATCAACTACGCTTGGAGTATTTACGCTCAAAAGGCTATCGTATCAAAGGAGAAGAATGGAACCGCCGGCAGTTATTAACTGAAACCGTCAATACGATCAACCAATTTACCAATAATGAAGCACTTCTAAAACAATTTGGCGATATCGCTCAACCACAATTAGCAGAATATAAAAGAAAGGTCAGTGTGTTAGAGAAACGCTTGAATTTACGCTATTCTGACGATAAGGTAAATGATCTACCAGTATTGACATTGCTGTTAGACCGGCGAATCATAAGAGGTAAAAAGATTAATTATGATTTTGAATTAGATTATGTCGAATTACAGGAAACAAAAGAATATAAGGTGGTTAAAGAAGTCTTTTTCCCAGAATATGAGAAAGAGACCAATGAAATTATCTATTTCACTTTACTTTTTTTATCTACTACCTTAACTCAAGTCGATGTTTTATCCAAAGGCCAATTTGAAACGATGCAATTGGCGGTTTTAGACATGATTGACCGTTTTGAAAAAGTGGCTCATGTGATAATTGAAGATAAAAGTGAGTTGCTTAAACAGATTATGATTCATATGCGGCCAGCTTATTATCGTATTAAATACGGCATGCACTTATCTGAAGTCGATATCACAAGACAACATAGTCGGGAAGTCTCTTCTATTTTCTACTTGGTAAAAAAATCAGTGAAGCCATTGGAAGAGTTTTTTGAGCAAAAGATTTCTGATACAGAGATCTTTTACTTAGCCTTGTTTTTCGGCAGTCATTTGTTAGAAAATAATAGTTCTTTGTTGCGTAAAAAAAGTCCAACTGCAGTTATTGTTTGTACAAATGGCATATCTGTATCCCTGTTAATGGAACGAACATTGAAGGATGTCTTCCCCGAAATCGACTTTGTTTCTACAATGTCATTACGAGAATTTTATGCACAAGAGATTGAAGCAGATTTGGTTTTCTCTTCGGTCCCATTAGAAACCAAAAAAAAGTATTTTTTAGTCAAAGATTTTTTAACAGATAAAGGAAAAATGCAGTTACGACAAAGAGTAATGAATGAAACAGTGGTTGGTTTAGACGAATCTTCACTAGCAGAAAAAATTGTTGCTAACGTTGTTCAGCAAGCAACCGTACCTGATAAAGAAAGCCTGTTTTTTGAAATACTAAAACTTTTGAAAGACAATACCTCAGAAAACGCTGTGATTAACAATGAGTCAAATCACTTTGATCAATTAATGCCTAAAAATGGCTTAATTATAGAGGAAAACGAAGTGCCATGGCATGAAGCTTTAGAATTGCTTAGCCAACCTTTAATCGAGCAAAAAATGATTGAACCGCGCTATTTAACTGCTCTAAAACAAGAGCTGTCAGGCATTCCGCCGTATATTGTTTTTCGTAATCAGTTAGCTTTGCCGCATACAGAACCAGAAAAAGGGGCACAAGGTGTCGCTATGTCTTTTGGGATTTTCAAAAAGGGGATCACGGCCGAAACAGGGGAGACCATCCATTTCGTTGTGCTTTTAGCCTCAGACAACAAAGAAAAGCATGTGGATGCTTTGTTGGAAATTATGGATTTAGCCGGTCGTGATGCAGTGTTATCTGATTTGTTAGCATGTAATGATAAAAACCAAGTGTGGCGGCTGCTACGTTTATATAGAATCAATTATTGGGGGTAA
- a CDS encoding zinc-binding dehydrogenase: MHATENTKQNIKTMQGVTKKEPGYDKMSLETLEVPVPKEDEILIEVAYTGICGSDIHTFKGEYKNPVTPVVLGHEFSGRVAQVGEGVTKFKPMDRVTSQTTFYVCGKCPYCQKEQYNLCPYRKGIGTQQNGSLAKYVVAKAKYAHKLPENLSYEGAAMSEPLSCCVHAMYQRSPLDLHDTILVMGPGPIGLFLTQIAKEIGATVIATGISKDSERLELAQKFGADAIVDTQKQDLAEVVNQMTDNAGVTKVYDASGSAAAVNQALPLMKKGGDFVQVGLFKDKFEKLDVETIIQREIHYIGSRSQNPYDWPIALHLLAKGAIDVSAMVTKKFLLEEWREAFESVMSGDEVKVMIQSGESFS; encoded by the coding sequence ATGCATGCAACAGAAAATACAAAACAAAATATAAAAACAATGCAAGGTGTGACAAAAAAAGAACCCGGTTATGACAAAATGTCACTTGAGACATTAGAAGTACCGGTTCCTAAAGAAGACGAAATTTTAATTGAAGTGGCTTATACGGGAATTTGTGGTTCAGATATTCATACGTTTAAAGGAGAGTATAAAAACCCTGTAACGCCAGTTGTTTTAGGCCATGAATTTTCAGGACGTGTAGCTCAAGTGGGTGAAGGCGTAACGAAATTTAAACCAATGGACCGTGTAACAAGTCAGACAACTTTCTATGTTTGTGGAAAATGTCCTTATTGCCAAAAAGAACAATATAACCTTTGTCCTTATCGTAAAGGAATTGGCACCCAACAAAATGGTTCTTTGGCAAAATACGTTGTAGCCAAAGCGAAGTATGCGCATAAATTACCAGAAAACCTTAGCTATGAAGGTGCTGCTATGAGTGAGCCTTTATCCTGTTGCGTTCACGCTATGTACCAAAGAAGCCCATTAGACCTTCATGATACGATTTTAGTGATGGGTCCGGGCCCGATTGGCTTGTTTCTTACTCAAATTGCTAAAGAAATCGGGGCAACTGTGATTGCTACAGGTATCTCAAAAGATAGTGAGCGTTTAGAATTGGCGCAAAAATTTGGCGCAGATGCGATTGTTGATACTCAAAAGCAAGACCTAGCAGAAGTTGTCAATCAGATGACAGACAATGCGGGTGTGACTAAAGTTTATGATGCTTCAGGTTCGGCTGCGGCTGTTAACCAAGCTTTGCCTTTAATGAAAAAAGGCGGTGATTTTGTTCAAGTCGGTTTATTTAAAGATAAATTTGAAAAATTAGATGTAGAAACGATCATTCAACGAGAAATTCACTATATCGGAAGCCGATCACAAAATCCATATGACTGGCCGATTGCCTTACATTTACTAGCCAAAGGTGCCATTGATGTTTCTGCCATGGTTACCAAAAAATTTCTTTTAGAAGAATGGCGCGAAGCTTTTGAAAGCGTCATGTCAGGAGATGAGGTTAAAGTAATGATTCAATCAGGGGAAAGCTTTAGCTAA
- a CDS encoding PTS galactitol transporter subunit IIC → MGTLMNAVQAVLDMGPSVMLPIIIFIVGLVFRVKPTKAITSGITVGIGMIGINLVIDLLTNTVGPVAQAMVERFGLNLTIIDAGWPAISSITWAQPIAGLMIPIILVVNLAMLGLKWTKTLNIDIWNYWHMSAAAATAYIVTGSIIMGILGGIIYTIFCLVIADKTAPKVQEYYGLEGISFATGSAAGYAVFGIPAAWLISKIPGLNKINVKPETIQKRFGIFGEPMIMGVIIGAFLAILGGYDISGILQTAMTMGGIMLLMPRMVKILMEGLIPIQEGAQKLLKSRYKDREIFLGMDAALATGSPAALSTGLLMVPITLFVAVILPGNHVLPFGDLATIPFFAALIVPGRNGNIVHSVLATTVAVVFGLYMATNFAPVITQMGEGIVEFPEGAAQISNLDTGGNILNWIILKGSELFNSVF, encoded by the coding sequence ATGGGAACTTTGATGAATGCCGTGCAAGCAGTTTTAGACATGGGACCAAGCGTTATGCTGCCGATTATTATCTTCATTGTAGGGTTGGTATTCCGGGTAAAGCCTACGAAAGCAATAACTTCTGGTATTACAGTAGGTATCGGGATGATTGGGATTAATTTAGTTATTGACTTGTTAACCAACACTGTTGGTCCTGTTGCTCAAGCTATGGTTGAACGTTTTGGATTAAATCTAACCATCATCGATGCTGGTTGGCCGGCGATCTCATCCATAACATGGGCTCAACCGATCGCAGGTTTGATGATTCCAATTATTTTAGTGGTTAATTTGGCTATGCTTGGTTTGAAATGGACGAAAACTTTGAATATTGATATTTGGAATTATTGGCATATGTCAGCAGCTGCAGCAACTGCCTATATCGTAACTGGAAGCATTATTATGGGAATTTTAGGTGGTATTATTTATACTATTTTTTGCTTGGTTATTGCTGATAAGACAGCACCAAAAGTACAAGAGTACTATGGTTTAGAAGGAATCAGCTTTGCTACTGGTTCAGCAGCAGGTTATGCTGTATTTGGAATCCCAGCTGCTTGGCTAATTTCTAAAATACCTGGACTAAATAAAATTAATGTCAAGCCAGAGACCATTCAGAAACGTTTTGGTATTTTTGGAGAACCGATGATTATGGGCGTGATTATTGGAGCATTTTTAGCAATTCTTGGCGGTTATGATATTTCTGGTATTTTACAAACAGCTATGACAATGGGTGGTATCATGTTACTAATGCCACGCATGGTAAAAATTTTGATGGAAGGTCTTATCCCCATCCAAGAAGGCGCGCAAAAGTTATTGAAAAGTCGTTACAAAGACCGGGAAATCTTTCTTGGGATGGATGCTGCATTAGCAACAGGTTCACCTGCAGCTTTATCTACCGGACTTTTGATGGTGCCAATTACTTTATTTGTGGCAGTAATTTTGCCAGGGAACCATGTATTGCCATTTGGCGATTTGGCAACGATTCCATTTTTCGCAGCATTAATCGTACCTGGTCGTAACGGGAACATTGTACATTCAGTTTTAGCGACTACTGTCGCTGTTGTATTTGGATTATATATGGCGACCAATTTTGCCCCGGTTATCACACAAATGGGGGAAGGCATCGTAGAATTCCCTGAAGGAGCTGCTCAAATCAGTAACTTAGATACAGGTGGTAACATTTTAAACTGGATTATCTTGAAAGGATCAGAATTGTTCAATAGCGTATTTTAA